A section of the Stenotrophomonas sp. 364 genome encodes:
- a CDS encoding I78 family peptidase inhibitor: MRLALLLTLGCALPLAACSQPPKTNAPTSEPMAAGADSAARCDAEKLNGLVGQTASEAVLAKAVKDSGARHARVLKPGMAMTMDYREDRVSIEVDEQNRIVRANCG; the protein is encoded by the coding sequence ATGCGCCTTGCCCTGTTGTTGACCCTAGGTTGTGCGTTGCCACTGGCCGCCTGCAGCCAGCCGCCGAAAACCAACGCCCCCACCTCCGAACCCATGGCCGCCGGCGCCGACAGTGCCGCCCGCTGCGATGCGGAGAAGTTGAACGGCCTGGTGGGCCAGACCGCCAGCGAGGCGGTACTCGCCAAGGCCGTCAAGGACAGCGGCGCCCGCCATGCGCGCGTGCTCAAGCCCGGCATGGCCATGACCATGGACTACCGCGAAGACCGCGTCAGCATTGAAGTGGACGAACAGAACAGGATCGTGCGCGCCAACTGCGGTTGA
- a CDS encoding DNA topoisomerase IB produces the protein MSPSRRVTPEVAAAREAGLRYVSDEMPGLQRRRAGKGFSYRDADGAAVRDAATLARIRALAIPPAYTDVWICALPNGHLQATGRDARGRKQYRYHADWARVRGDGKFDRIIAFGTALPVLRRRLRRDLKLAGFPRDKVLAIVVALLAQTLVRVGNEVYARDNRSYGLTTLRNRHLALVKGGRAQMRFRGKSGQAHEVDVDDRRLVTLIRGCQQLPGQALFQYRDDEGAVQPVDSGMVNDYLHDAMGEDFSAKDFRTWGGTLEAIRQLAITELPEPSSERALAALQKQVVCEVATLLGNTPSVCRKSYIDPCVFDGWRAGSLKALAGLRGERQWEQATLKVLKAARRTVKRARAA, from the coding sequence ATGAGCCCCAGTCGTCGCGTTACCCCCGAAGTCGCCGCCGCCCGCGAGGCCGGCCTGCGTTACGTCAGCGATGAAATGCCGGGCCTGCAGCGGCGGCGCGCCGGCAAGGGCTTCAGCTACCGGGACGCCGACGGCGCGGCGGTGCGCGATGCCGCCACCTTGGCCCGGATCCGCGCGCTGGCCATTCCCCCGGCCTACACCGATGTGTGGATCTGCGCGCTGCCCAATGGCCACCTGCAGGCCACCGGGCGCGACGCCCGCGGCCGCAAGCAGTACCGCTACCACGCCGACTGGGCGCGGGTGCGCGGGGACGGCAAGTTCGACCGCATCATCGCCTTCGGTACCGCACTGCCCGTGCTGCGCCGCCGCCTGCGGCGCGACCTCAAGCTGGCCGGCTTCCCGCGCGACAAGGTCCTGGCCATCGTGGTCGCGCTGCTGGCGCAGACGCTGGTGCGCGTGGGCAATGAGGTATACGCCCGCGACAACCGCTCCTACGGCTTGACCACGCTGCGCAACCGGCACCTGGCGCTGGTCAAGGGCGGGCGTGCGCAGATGCGCTTCCGCGGCAAGTCCGGACAGGCGCATGAGGTGGACGTGGATGATCGCCGCCTGGTGACGCTGATCCGCGGCTGCCAGCAGCTGCCCGGGCAGGCGCTGTTCCAGTACCGCGATGATGAAGGTGCGGTGCAGCCGGTGGATTCGGGCATGGTCAACGACTACCTGCACGACGCCATGGGCGAGGATTTCAGTGCCAAGGACTTCCGGACCTGGGGCGGAACGCTGGAAGCCATCCGTCAGTTGGCCATCACCGAACTGCCCGAACCTTCGAGCGAACGTGCGCTGGCGGCGTTGCAGAAGCAGGTGGTGTGCGAGGTGGCGACCCTGCTGGGCAATACGCCGTCGGTGTGCAGGAAGTCCTACATCGATCCGTGCGTGTTCGATGGCTGGCGCGCCGGCTCGCTGAAGGCGCTGGCAGGCCTGCGCGGCGAGCGGCAATGGGAGCAGGCGACATTGAAGGTGCTCAAGGCCGCACGGCGCACGGTCAAGCGCGCGCGGGCGGCCTGA
- a CDS encoding I78 family peptidase inhibitor, whose protein sequence is MPSLSFRRLRRSIGLVAVIPALLVLAACQAPPMDEQEAVGTHAQKAAEAAAAPTDEAGKALEAPPVGTCDATQVQSLVGQAYSDKIGSQAQQDASAKQLRVLKPNDMTTMEFVGERLNIEVDEKGAISGLRCG, encoded by the coding sequence ATGCCATCCTTGTCGTTCCGCCGCCTGCGGCGTTCCATTGGCCTTGTGGCCGTCATTCCCGCCCTGCTCGTACTGGCCGCCTGCCAGGCGCCGCCCATGGACGAGCAGGAAGCCGTGGGCACCCATGCCCAGAAGGCCGCCGAAGCCGCCGCCGCCCCGACCGATGAAGCGGGCAAGGCGCTGGAAGCGCCGCCGGTTGGCACCTGCGATGCCACCCAGGTGCAGAGCCTGGTCGGCCAGGCCTACAGCGACAAGATCGGCAGCCAGGCCCAGCAGGACGCCAGCGCCAAGCAGCTGCGGGTGCTCAAGCCCAACGACATGACCACGATGGAGTTCGTCGGTGAACGACTGAACATCGAAGTGGACGAAAAGGGCGCGATCAGCGGCCTGCGCTGCGGCTGA
- a CDS encoding ribonuclease H-like domain-containing protein, which yields MSLSLDKLRLLRRQAGDATPAPAGERMKATEGAPRAADTGMAAPSETACADRRPTHAAVLPAAANDARARTSAPASVFAWVEQEIRHKPTGAASSTPAAPAPALRTPDVGSLHRLLGLRGRGSAAAPGPRTNAQDRHVPGEEIAPGLFLIESFLPQPIPTQPLSLAFAKREGEQVQPQDLMFFDTETTGLAGGTGTRAFMIGAADWHAHPEQGDGLRIRQLLMTTMAAETAMLREFAGWLQPSTVFSSYNGRCYDAPLLKTRYRLARQRCPITPLDHVDLLFPTRRRYRGTWENCRLATIERQLLRIVREDDLPGSEAPAAWLNYLRGGSAVNLRRVAEHNHQDVVTLSLLMLRLVAEEQRARETLALQGE from the coding sequence GTGAGCCTGAGCCTGGACAAGCTGCGCCTGCTGCGCCGGCAGGCCGGTGACGCTACCCCCGCGCCTGCGGGGGAGCGGATGAAGGCGACCGAGGGTGCGCCGCGCGCCGCTGACACGGGCATGGCCGCCCCCAGCGAAACGGCGTGTGCCGACCGTCGGCCGACACACGCCGCCGTGCTCCCCGCTGCCGCCAACGATGCGCGCGCACGGACTTCTGCGCCGGCCTCGGTGTTTGCCTGGGTCGAACAGGAGATCCGCCACAAGCCCACTGGTGCGGCCAGCAGCACACCGGCAGCGCCCGCACCGGCGCTGCGCACGCCCGACGTAGGCAGCCTGCACCGGCTGCTGGGCCTGCGCGGTCGCGGCAGCGCCGCCGCGCCCGGACCACGCACCAACGCGCAGGACCGCCATGTGCCCGGCGAGGAGATCGCGCCCGGGCTGTTCCTGATTGAATCGTTCCTGCCGCAGCCCATCCCCACCCAGCCGCTGTCGCTGGCATTTGCCAAGCGCGAAGGCGAACAGGTGCAGCCGCAGGACCTGATGTTCTTCGACACCGAAACCACCGGCCTGGCCGGCGGTACCGGCACCCGCGCCTTCATGATCGGGGCCGCCGATTGGCACGCCCATCCCGAGCAGGGCGACGGCCTGCGCATCCGCCAGCTGCTGATGACCACCATGGCCGCCGAGACCGCGATGCTGCGCGAGTTTGCCGGCTGGCTGCAGCCCAGCACCGTGTTCTCCAGCTACAACGGGCGCTGCTACGATGCGCCGCTGCTGAAGACCCGCTACCGGCTGGCCCGGCAGCGCTGCCCGATCACCCCGCTGGACCACGTGGACCTGCTGTTCCCCACCCGCCGCCGCTACCGCGGCACCTGGGAAAACTGCCGGCTGGCCACCATCGAACGGCAGCTGCTGCGGATCGTGCGCGAAGACGACCTGCCCGGTTCGGAAGCCCCGGCGGCATGGCTGAACTACCTGCGCGGCGGCAGTGCGGTGAACCTGCGCCGCGTGGCCGAGCACAACCACCAGGACGTGGTGACGCTGTCGCTGTTGATGCTGCGGCTGGTGGCCGAGGAACAGCGCGCGCGGGAAACACTGGCACTGCAGGGTGAATGA
- a CDS encoding BlaI/MecI/CopY family transcriptional regulator encodes MRGKTIGDQELALLQYVAEQGGATVGEVAAGFGEERGLARSTVLTMMERLRGKAYLQRKQVQGVYRYAATSGQDSVVQGAVASFVEKTLQGSVSPFVAFMSHKAEVSDQELAELEALVAQLQSRKREG; translated from the coding sequence ATGCGCGGCAAAACCATCGGGGACCAGGAATTGGCCCTGTTGCAGTACGTAGCAGAACAGGGCGGCGCCACCGTAGGCGAGGTAGCGGCGGGGTTTGGCGAAGAACGCGGGCTGGCCCGCTCGACCGTGCTGACCATGATGGAACGCCTGCGCGGCAAGGCCTACCTGCAGCGCAAGCAGGTGCAGGGCGTGTACCGCTATGCCGCCACCAGCGGCCAGGACAGCGTGGTGCAGGGCGCGGTGGCCAGCTTCGTGGAAAAGACCCTGCAGGGCTCGGTATCGCCGTTCGTGGCCTTCATGTCGCACAAGGCCGAGGTCAGCGACCAGGAACTGGCCGAGCTGGAAGCGCTGGTCGCGCAGTTGCAGTCACGCAAGCGGGAGGGCTGA
- a CDS encoding serine hydrolase domain-containing protein, which translates to MRFSALRTTVLVAALVVPLAGFAAPSTAWEPANAQARRFVQDTMQARHIPGLQIAVVKDGQLVLSEAYGLANVENGVAATRNTRFPLNSATKSFTGVAMAQLAQAGRVDLQAPVSRYLDDLPPAWGKVQVRQLLDHTSGLPDILDAQGLLGGSTEQAAWTQVTALPVEAAPGERHRYNQTNYVLLARIIARQAGMPYPQYMARHQFDVVGMPRTTFGDSYDLVGDAATIYSWFPRKTDAADAPQRLSHWFYDLSPGLWAGAGMLTTADEVGRWIIALSQGQLLRTTGVRRMWTPKRLNNGEPGAWSAGWPIMGTTPDLQVGGMGGARAAFIVYPERQLAVVVLTNLVGANPQDFITPIAAFYGSAPNPRGAARSGVPTTDASRPSTKRTATP; encoded by the coding sequence ATGCGTTTCAGCGCCCTCCGCACCACCGTCCTGGTGGCCGCGCTCGTTGTGCCCTTGGCGGGTTTCGCCGCCCCCTCCACCGCCTGGGAGCCCGCCAACGCGCAGGCCCGGCGGTTCGTGCAGGACACGATGCAGGCCAGGCATATTCCCGGCCTGCAGATCGCGGTGGTCAAGGACGGCCAGCTGGTGTTGTCCGAGGCCTATGGCCTGGCCAACGTGGAGAACGGCGTAGCCGCCACGCGAAACACGCGGTTCCCGCTCAACTCGGCCACCAAGTCGTTTACCGGGGTCGCGATGGCGCAGCTGGCCCAGGCCGGGCGCGTGGATCTGCAGGCACCGGTGTCGCGCTACCTCGACGATCTGCCGCCGGCGTGGGGCAAGGTGCAGGTACGCCAGCTGCTCGACCACACCTCCGGCCTGCCGGACATCCTCGATGCGCAGGGGCTGCTGGGCGGCAGCACCGAACAGGCGGCGTGGACGCAGGTAACCGCCTTGCCGGTGGAGGCAGCGCCGGGCGAGCGTCACCGGTACAACCAGACCAACTACGTGCTGCTGGCGCGGATCATCGCCAGGCAGGCCGGCATGCCGTACCCGCAGTACATGGCCCGGCATCAGTTCGACGTGGTGGGCATGCCACGCACCACCTTCGGCGACAGTTACGACCTGGTGGGCGACGCGGCCACCATCTACAGCTGGTTCCCCCGCAAGACCGACGCCGCCGATGCACCGCAACGGCTGTCGCACTGGTTCTACGACCTGTCACCGGGTCTGTGGGCCGGTGCGGGCATGCTCACCACCGCCGACGAGGTGGGCCGCTGGATCATCGCGCTGTCGCAGGGGCAGCTGCTCAGGACCACGGGCGTGCGCCGCATGTGGACGCCCAAACGCCTGAACAACGGTGAGCCCGGCGCCTGGTCGGCCGGCTGGCCGATCATGGGTACCACACCCGACCTGCAGGTCGGTGGCATGGGCGGCGCACGCGCAGCGTTCATCGTGTATCCCGAGCGCCAGCTGGCGGTGGTCGTGTTGACCAACCTGGTCGGCGCCAACCCGCAGGACTTCATTACGCCGATCGCCGCGTTCTACGGCAGCGCGCCCAACCCTCGGGGCGCTGCGCGGTCCGGCGTGCCGACCACCGATGCCAGCCGACCATCGACGAAGCGCACGGCAACCCCCTAG
- a CDS encoding M56 family metallopeptidase: MMELLVRLGWTSVQSAVLVGLVWGVCRLLPGLPPSTRVRLWWLVALQAVLGLVWSSPLELAVLPAPAAQTTQVIALPAMDAAVAVAPAAADTVAMAAPASVLWSWPAVLLAMWAAGVLVMLLHSLRGYRHSRALVRDAVECTDASLQDALQLAAEAHGLRRAPALKISAQIRSPQLIGPWAPVLLLPARELPAMSADDLDMALTHELVHLQRRDLWWGLLPALAQHLFFFHPLVHLAAREYALAREEACDGAVVAGHGHCRHDYGRLLVQLGVAPRPAVGVASASPNFRSLKRRLLSLQQTRRVPRMAALAITAVFVLVGVAPLRLVAAVAPPPPPPATPRAPATPPPAPSAPVPSPAPEPMAAPAPPSPPAPPMAPQAPRAPTSPQALDDGMPLVTHGQLTLSRQPAQAFVLMGDGDNFVNASLADLKQARRDARDDEPVLWVRRGQARYLIRDPAVLRQLGRNQSEVAALGDAQAELGDRQSEIGEQMAKLSMQVTADVMAHLDVDAVSHAAVRQTTLDAAAEANQAARQARTASAKAVDAQRIARVAREQAELGREQARLAQQQSMASARAARDVRAAIDQALSSGKAERLRD; encoded by the coding sequence ATGATGGAACTGCTGGTGCGGCTGGGCTGGACCAGCGTGCAGAGCGCGGTGCTGGTGGGCCTGGTGTGGGGCGTGTGCCGGCTGCTGCCGGGCCTGCCGCCGTCCACGCGGGTGCGTTTGTGGTGGCTGGTGGCCCTGCAGGCGGTACTGGGCCTGGTCTGGAGCAGTCCGCTGGAACTGGCCGTGCTGCCCGCGCCCGCGGCGCAGACCACGCAGGTGATCGCACTGCCTGCCATGGATGCCGCCGTTGCGGTGGCACCTGCGGCCGCCGATACGGTTGCGATGGCCGCGCCGGCCTCGGTGCTGTGGTCGTGGCCGGCCGTGCTGCTGGCGATGTGGGCGGCGGGCGTGCTGGTGATGCTGCTGCACAGCCTGCGTGGCTATCGCCACAGCCGCGCGCTGGTACGCGATGCAGTGGAGTGCACCGATGCCTCGCTGCAGGACGCGTTGCAGCTGGCGGCCGAAGCACACGGCCTGCGCCGCGCGCCCGCCTTGAAGATCTCCGCGCAGATCCGCTCGCCGCAGCTGATCGGACCGTGGGCCCCGGTGTTGCTGTTGCCCGCGCGCGAACTGCCGGCCATGTCGGCCGATGACCTGGACATGGCGCTGACCCATGAGCTGGTGCACCTGCAGCGTCGCGATCTGTGGTGGGGCCTGCTGCCGGCGTTGGCGCAGCACCTGTTCTTCTTCCATCCGCTGGTGCACCTGGCCGCCCGCGAATACGCGCTGGCCCGCGAAGAGGCCTGCGATGGTGCGGTGGTGGCCGGGCATGGCCACTGCCGACACGACTACGGCCGGTTGCTGGTGCAGCTGGGCGTGGCCCCGCGCCCGGCGGTGGGTGTGGCCAGTGCGTCGCCGAACTTCCGCAGCCTCAAGCGTCGGCTGTTGAGCCTGCAGCAGACCCGTCGGGTCCCGCGCATGGCGGCGCTGGCGATCACCGCGGTGTTCGTGCTGGTCGGTGTGGCGCCGCTGCGGCTGGTGGCGGCGGTTGCGCCCCCGCCGCCGCCGCCGGCTACACCTCGCGCCCCGGCCACGCCGCCGCCTGCGCCCTCTGCGCCCGTCCCGTCTCCGGCCCCGGAACCGATGGCGGCCCCTGCGCCGCCGTCGCCGCCGGCACCGCCGATGGCACCGCAGGCCCCGCGCGCGCCGACCTCACCGCAGGCGCTGGACGATGGCATGCCGCTGGTCACCCACGGCCAGCTCACGCTGTCCCGGCAACCGGCGCAGGCCTTCGTGCTGATGGGCGACGGCGACAACTTCGTCAATGCCTCGTTGGCCGACCTCAAGCAGGCGCGGCGCGATGCCCGCGATGACGAACCGGTGCTGTGGGTACGGCGTGGGCAGGCACGCTACCTGATCCGCGATCCGGCCGTGCTGCGGCAGCTGGGGCGCAACCAGAGCGAGGTGGCCGCGCTGGGCGACGCGCAGGCGGAACTGGGCGATCGCCAATCGGAGATCGGCGAGCAGATGGCCAAACTGAGCATGCAGGTCACCGCGGACGTCATGGCGCATCTGGATGTTGACGCGGTAAGCCACGCGGCCGTGCGGCAGACCACCCTGGATGCGGCCGCCGAGGCCAACCAGGCAGCGCGTCAGGCGCGCACCGCATCGGCCAAGGCCGTGGATGCGCAGCGCATCGCCCGGGTCGCCCGTGAACAGGCCGAACTTGGCCGCGAGCAGGCGCGCCTGGCGCAGCAGCAGAGCATGGCGTCGGCCCGCGCCGCACGTGACGTGCGCGCGGCGATCGACCAGGCATTGTCCAGCGGCAAGGCCGAGCGCCTGCGCGACTGA
- a CDS encoding DEAD/DEAH box helicase, with product MAYELAKRTEDAERRLSTTDGLPSRNGALLTARLQQRYADRITGSFTIPGREGRYAPIPADVPTALTAALKARGIEQLYSHQAEAWDATQRGEHVAIVTPTASGKSLCYTLPVVSAAMQGKAKALYLFPTKALAQDQVAELLELNRAGDLGVKAFTFDGDTPGDARQAIRLHGDIVVSNPDMLHQAILPHHTKWAQFFENLRYVVIDEVHTYRGVFGSHVTNVLRRLKRICAFYGVEPQFILCSATIGNPQAHAQALIEAPVTAITESGAPSGPKHVLLWNPPVVNADLGLRASARSQSNRIARIAIKSGLKTLIFAQSRLMVEVLTKYLKDIFDHDPRKPARIRAYRGGYLPTERRETERAMRAGLIDGIVSTSALELGVDIGSLDVVVLNGYPGSVAATWQRFGRAGRRQQPALGVMVASSQPLDQYVVRHPDFFADASPEHARIAPDQPLILFDHIRCAAFELPFLAGDPFGPIDPLVFLEALAETEVIHREGDRWEWIADSYPANAVSLRSVADGNFVVVDRSDGKQQIIAEVDYSAAALTLYEGAIHMVQSTPYQVERLDWDGRKAYVTRTHVDYYTDSIDFTKLKVLDRFDGCLAGQGDAHHGEVHVVRRVAGYKKIRYYTHENIGYGPVNLPDQELHTTAVWWQLPQALLLTAFESKQEALDGFLGAAYALHIVATVAVMADARDLQKAVGNGDGAWFAVADQSGRGQLRGAEFDASAIELQQQFVPTVYLYDNFPGGVGLSEPLWLRQAELLQRARELVQRCDCKAGCPACVGPVLAGQEDDATTPRALAMKVLDLFDAQALPATEADPAYAEVVPQ from the coding sequence ATGGCCTACGAACTCGCCAAGCGCACCGAAGATGCCGAGCGCCGCCTGTCCACCACCGACGGGCTGCCCTCGCGCAACGGCGCGCTGCTCACCGCGCGCCTGCAGCAGCGCTACGCCGACCGCATCACCGGCAGCTTCACCATTCCCGGCCGCGAAGGGCGCTATGCGCCGATCCCGGCCGACGTGCCGACCGCGCTCACCGCCGCCCTGAAGGCGCGCGGCATCGAGCAGCTGTACAGCCACCAGGCCGAGGCCTGGGATGCCACCCAGCGCGGCGAGCACGTGGCCATCGTCACCCCCACCGCCAGCGGCAAGTCGCTGTGCTACACCCTGCCGGTGGTGAGTGCGGCCATGCAGGGCAAGGCCAAGGCGCTGTACCTGTTCCCGACCAAGGCGCTGGCACAGGACCAGGTGGCCGAGCTGCTGGAACTCAACCGCGCCGGCGATCTGGGGGTGAAGGCCTTCACCTTCGACGGCGATACGCCCGGCGACGCGCGCCAGGCGATCCGCCTGCATGGCGACATCGTGGTGTCCAACCCGGACATGCTGCACCAGGCGATCCTGCCCCATCACACCAAGTGGGCGCAGTTCTTCGAGAACCTGCGCTATGTGGTCATCGATGAAGTGCACACCTACCGCGGCGTGTTCGGCAGCCATGTCACCAACGTGCTGCGCCGGCTCAAGCGCATCTGCGCGTTCTATGGCGTGGAGCCGCAGTTCATCCTGTGCTCGGCCACCATCGGCAACCCACAGGCGCATGCGCAGGCGCTGATCGAAGCGCCGGTCACCGCCATCACCGAGTCCGGCGCGCCCAGCGGGCCCAAGCACGTGCTGCTGTGGAACCCGCCGGTGGTCAACGCCGACCTGGGCCTGCGTGCCTCGGCGCGTTCGCAGAGCAACCGCATCGCCCGCATCGCGATCAAGTCCGGGCTGAAGACGCTGATCTTCGCGCAGAGCCGGTTGATGGTTGAAGTGCTCACCAAGTATCTCAAGGACATTTTCGACCACGACCCGCGCAAGCCCGCGCGCATCCGCGCCTACCGCGGCGGCTACCTGCCCACCGAGCGCCGCGAGACCGAGCGCGCCATGCGGGCCGGGCTGATCGACGGCATCGTCAGCACCTCGGCGCTGGAGCTGGGCGTGGATATCGGCAGCCTGGACGTGGTGGTGCTCAACGGCTACCCCGGCAGCGTGGCCGCCACCTGGCAGCGCTTCGGCCGTGCCGGGCGCCGCCAGCAGCCCGCGCTGGGCGTAATGGTGGCCAGCTCGCAGCCGCTGGACCAGTACGTGGTGCGGCATCCGGATTTCTTCGCCGATGCCTCCCCCGAACACGCGCGCATTGCCCCGGACCAGCCACTGATCCTGTTCGACCACATCCGCTGCGCCGCCTTCGAACTGCCGTTCCTGGCCGGCGACCCGTTCGGGCCTATCGACCCGCTGGTGTTCCTGGAAGCGCTGGCCGAAACCGAGGTGATCCACCGCGAAGGCGACCGCTGGGAGTGGATCGCCGACAGCTACCCGGCCAACGCGGTGAGCCTGCGTTCGGTGGCCGACGGCAACTTCGTGGTGGTGGACCGCAGCGACGGCAAGCAGCAGATCATCGCCGAGGTGGATTACTCGGCCGCCGCACTCACCCTGTACGAAGGCGCCATCCACATGGTGCAGTCCACGCCGTACCAGGTGGAGCGGCTGGATTGGGACGGCCGCAAAGCCTACGTCACCCGCACCCACGTGGACTACTACACCGACAGCATCGACTTCACCAAGCTCAAGGTGCTGGACCGTTTCGACGGCTGTCTGGCCGGGCAAGGCGACGCCCACCACGGTGAAGTGCATGTGGTGCGGCGCGTGGCCGGCTACAAGAAGATCCGCTATTACACCCACGAAAACATCGGCTACGGCCCGGTCAACCTGCCCGACCAGGAACTGCACACCACCGCGGTGTGGTGGCAGCTGCCGCAGGCATTGCTGCTGACCGCGTTCGAGAGCAAGCAGGAAGCGCTGGATGGTTTCCTGGGCGCGGCATATGCGCTGCACATTGTGGCCACCGTGGCGGTGATGGCCGACGCGCGCGACCTGCAGAAGGCGGTGGGCAACGGCGACGGTGCGTGGTTCGCGGTGGCCGACCAGAGCGGCCGTGGCCAGCTGCGCGGCGCCGAGTTCGACGCCAGCGCGATCGAACTGCAGCAGCAGTTCGTACCCACCGTGTACCTGTACGACAACTTCCCCGGTGGCGTAGGCCTGAGCGAGCCGTTGTGGCTGCGCCAGGCCGAACTGCTGCAGCGCGCGCGCGAGCTGGTGCAGCGCTGCGACTGCAAGGCCGGCTGCCCGGCCTGCGTGGGCCCGGTGCTGGCCGGGCAGGAAGACGATGCCACCACGCCCCGGGCGCTGGCGATGAAGGTACTGGACCTGTTCGATGCGCAGGCGCTGCCAGCCACGGAGGCAGACCCCGCGTATGCCGAGGTGGTGCCGCAGTGA
- a CDS encoding SDR family oxidoreductase has protein sequence MATRKTRTPAASAAADKAAKPQAERTPVVKTATRKAAAKDPRAARVAARQRRLQDQEKAKDARVAKQAAKKQGAKKATKKATQAGARKQPETMPAQQIAKPGNEHELALAPRFLAPDYKGSGKLAGKRAIITGADSGIGRAVAVLFAREGADVAVLHLDEAADAKVTRQHVEAEGGRCLVIAGDVRDPAFCNKAVKQVAKAFGGIDILVNNAAFQLHCERLEDLEDAHLQETLQTNIGGYIQMARAVLPHLKEGDCIINTGSETGLFGSKALIDYSATKGAIHAFTKALASQLLPRGIRVNAVAPGPVWTPLNPADKQSADVAEFGKDSDMGRPAQPEELSPAYVFLASPVTASYISGVILPVMGGPRG, from the coding sequence ATGGCCACCCGCAAGACACGCACCCCCGCCGCTTCCGCCGCCGCCGACAAGGCTGCCAAACCCCAGGCCGAGCGCACGCCGGTGGTGAAGACCGCTACCCGCAAGGCGGCGGCCAAGGACCCGCGCGCCGCCCGCGTGGCCGCGCGCCAGCGCCGCCTGCAGGACCAGGAAAAGGCCAAGGATGCACGCGTGGCCAAGCAGGCCGCCAAGAAGCAGGGAGCGAAAAAGGCGACCAAGAAGGCCACCCAAGCCGGCGCGCGCAAGCAGCCGGAGACGATGCCGGCGCAGCAGATCGCCAAGCCGGGCAACGAGCACGAACTGGCGCTGGCGCCGCGCTTTCTTGCCCCTGACTACAAGGGCAGCGGCAAGCTCGCCGGCAAGCGCGCGATCATCACCGGCGCCGATTCGGGCATCGGCCGCGCGGTGGCCGTGCTGTTTGCCCGCGAAGGCGCCGACGTGGCCGTGCTGCACCTGGACGAAGCGGCCGACGCCAAAGTCACGCGCCAGCATGTGGAAGCCGAAGGCGGTCGCTGCCTGGTGATCGCCGGCGACGTGCGCGACCCCGCGTTCTGCAACAAGGCGGTCAAGCAGGTGGCCAAGGCCTTCGGCGGGATCGACATCCTGGTCAACAATGCCGCCTTCCAGCTGCATTGCGAGCGCCTGGAAGACCTCGAAGACGCGCACCTGCAGGAGACCCTGCAGACCAACATCGGCGGCTACATCCAGATGGCCCGCGCGGTGCTGCCGCATTTGAAGGAAGGCGACTGCATCATCAACACCGGGTCGGAAACGGGGTTGTTCGGCAGCAAGGCCCTGATCGACTATTCGGCTACCAAGGGCGCCATCCATGCCTTCACCAAGGCGTTGGCCAGCCAGCTGCTGCCGCGTGGGATCCGGGTCAACGCGGTGGCACCGGGACCGGTCTGGACGCCGCTCAACCCGGCCGACAAACAGTCCGCCGACGTAGCCGAGTTCGGCAAGGACAGCGACATGGGCCGCCCGGCGCAGCCGGAGGAGTTGTCCCCGGCCTACGTGTTCCTTGCCTCGCCGGTGACCGCCAGCTACATCAGCGGGGTGATCCTGCCGGTGATGGGCGGGCCGCGCGGCTGA